The Citrus sinensis cultivar Valencia sweet orange chromosome 4, DVS_A1.0, whole genome shotgun sequence DNA segment CCTCCTCTGCCTGCATGCGCCCAGCACATAATAAGAGACATTGTACTTTTCATTGGATACTTTCAACATCATATATCAGACTATAGAAATTGATCAGGACATCAACAGCACGATATTTTAGTGAATAAGACTCATTACAAGATTAAATGTGATGAGAGTGAGTGAGAAAAGATGTCACATTACCGGATGGAGGTCAACAGAATTCTGTGGCATAGCGTAGCTGTTATCATCCACACCTGAATTGTGATACCCTGATGCACCCTGTGTTttgcaaaaaaagaaaatttatccGACAAGATTTGACAAATGCATTGTTTGTGGCAATTTAGTATAGGCCTTAGTATATATACTCACTTGAGGGAAAGAAGAATATGAACCATTAGGCAGAGGCATCACGGGGCAACCCCATGCATCTGCTGGCATCTGAAACATTAGAGTAGTCTAAATATCAGCCATGTAACTTTAATCCAATTCTCGATAACAAATATGCACTAGAGTGAGATAGAAAACATTACCCCGGGATAAGGCTTCCAATTCCAACTCTCTGCTTGCTGCCATGGGGGATATCCAGGTGGGGCCCACATCTGGACAGCAGCCAGGTGATTACTCGGTGCTCCCCAGACAGGATAGACAGGACCAGTCGGGACTAGGTGATTAGAATGGTACGGCGGGAATGCCATTATAGGTTTATGCGGATAATAATTCCTTAGCATTTGATCTCTTGCGTGTGGCCATTTTCGGTCATCTTCTTTGGGCAAGATGTGTCTCCTATGCATTCGATATTTCTGGTTGAGGACATGAAGTGAGTCATTTGATtagcaaagaaaaattaaccaTGAGCTTGTGAATTGGCtattatgatttatgaaaCTAAGCAAACCTAAACCTCGGCTCAAGATTGAAGAATTCTAAAATTCTGAAACCTTAAAAATTTTCCATCATGCGCCCAACCATAcaccaatttcattttattaacatcTTAGTAATGATTAACAAGATTCTCAGTTTGAGAATATAAACGCTGATTTCCGAAAACAAACAATCTTTCAGGATCTTGAAAATGGATAATAGtttcttagtttaaaaagACAAACTACTATTCCACCATCTAATCATGCTCAGTCAACATCTGATACCAAACTCTTAAAGGAAATTACCTTTTAACTAAAGCAGCACGTGTTTTTCCTTATATACTTTTTCActtcttttaagaaaattgaaCAGCTTGATCATTTATAgtgaaaaacaatttggagGTGCATGACATGATTCACATGAAGTCCCTACTTTCAAAGTAGTCTCAGCCATATCATGTTGACTTAAAAACTTTAGCATGTTAGAGATGTAACTGGAGTGTGAGTATTGTGTGAAGATggaataatattaaatttacacCTACCTGGAGATGACTTGCTACATTATGCCTAGTCAGTCCTTCCACTTTCATCAGCTCTAGTATCCGAGAAGGAATGGCTTGATCTACGCCAAGTTGCTCCACAGCCTGCACAAATTTTTTGTGCAATTCAGGCGTCCAGTCCACCTGCaaactcaaaaagaaaaaagatccGGATATACATGTGCACTGAAAAGCATTCAGGTAACTGAAACTGCATGCCAACTCTTTGGTCATAAAGATGAACtgggaaaattttattgactaATTTTACTTGTAGAAGCATCAAGAAtgaacaaatagaaaaaaagaaaatacattaGAAAGTTATATAAGATATAGGAATTCTGAAATGTTCAGGAATAATCTATGAGACCAGAAATTTGCCAAGACATAAGCTTAATGTTGCAGAAGCTGATAAATGGATTTCTATAAACATTTGATGAAGTAATGGTGATACTTGTTACCCCAATATTTCTGAGATATTATTAATGGAATTACATATGAAGATAATTGAGTGGGAGAGGTTCAGGAGCTGAAGCATGCTCTTATCCAAACAAGGTTTCCTGTTTTAATAGAATCATGGTGTCTACAAGCAGGAAATGGCAGGATAGAGGTATAGGAGGAAGCAATATATACTAGACTGGaagaatgataaattttatcttcacgaAATTATACACCATAAATCAAAGGCTATCAAGTTATTCAATGAATTTGTGAATACATTGCAAATAGCACGACTAAAGGTGATTTCCTAAATTGTTCGCATTAAATCAGAGGGTACTGGTTGCTTCTTCCAAATAGATGTCAGATTCTGAAAAAGAAGTTGACAAAATTACCTTCATCTTCTTTCGATTAGCTTTATTTCCGCAAGAGTTCTGAAGACCAGAAGCTTTACTTGGGTTTTCAATGACGCAATTAGAACCTTTGAGATTATCTTTCTCATACGGAAGAGGAAGCATGTTGCACTCAGTCTTGGAACCATTAGTTGGGTCATGCTCCTCTTTGACTATAGTTTCCCTTGGTCTCTGAGGTTTGTCTTCCTGTAATGTTCCTTCAGCAATAGAATTGCCGCAAGTAGTTTCGACAAATTTTGATTCTCCATCCTGCTCCGCACTCTCTTTTTCAGTTGAGAAGTTAGTATTATCTTGGCAATCTATGTCATCTAGTAATCGTCCTCCCTGTTTCAATTGTGGAGTTGAAGGAGCAGGATATTTATCATTTGGTTCTGACTGTTCATTGTCACTCTGTTGAGGCACCAAAACATATTCTGTATTCTCCGACTTCTCGTTCTTGGATTCTCCATTTTCCAATTTAAGATGCAGCATGGAAACCACGGATTCTTTCACAGGCTTTATTGAATCAGAGAGGGCGCTTCCCCCAGCATTGAATGCCTGCACaggaattaaaatattagacCTGTTCTCTCACAGCATTACCATTTGTTTCACAGTAAATTGCAACAATAAGCAGAACTGAAATGTACCTTATGAACCACATGCTGCCATAAGTTCCTGAGTTTATCCTCTGAAAGTGGTTTCCGGAGGAATTCAACTGCACCTAGCTGAAAattattgtcaaataattGATTCATAACCATGATCTGTGAAATAAATCAAGTCCGTTCACACGtgcatttcacaataaactaattaaatgaaCATTGAGCAGTGCATGGAGATTAGAATAAATCTCACCGCTATGCACTTCATCATGGTGCTCAAGCAATGAATATTTGAAGTTACTGCAATAGAAGAAAGTACGTACTGCATTAGAAGTGTGCAACATGTTCAGTGAAAGCAATCATTAATATGTTTCTAACACCACGCAAGTGTTGATGTTGATAAcggaaaaaataaacttgaaaatttaataagaaacTTTTAACAAGCTAAAATATAGAGCCCCCAAAGACAAAGGTATAAATACAACCTGAAGATATAAGTGTAGTTTCGGAACTTACTAATAGTAGGCAAATCCTTTGCAGTTTCAAGAAACTTAAAACTTCCATCAGTGTTGCTTGTGGTTACCTACATCCATGAATGGGATGAAAACCATACAGAAACAATGAAAAATGCAATCAGGATCTATTTATCTAAATgggaaatttatcaaaataatttttgagctaacaaattaaataaagtgaATCTTGCAATACTGTTAGCTGCTGGCATCATTGggaaataattaacaaaagatGAATGAGGAATGCAAAGCCACTAAAAGCATTGTCAAGAAACAGCTAGCCTCAGACAACAAAGATTGTTCCCTTCTATTTTGGAGGTCTGGAGTTTGTGAACAAAGAACCCTTACTTTGCACATAGACATTgctatgttaaaaaattaacgaCACAAGTGGAATAAATTACTAGTGATTACCTCTACAATGGCAACATGGAAGTTCTCAGGTTTGTCCGAAAATGCTGACAGAGCTTCATTCTCATTGTAGAATGTGGAAACTGTAAAGGCATGGAGAGGTTACCGTTAATGCagtgagtaaaaaaaaaaaaatgtgtaccAAGTTGCAGAAGGTAAAACAGATATAAGCGACAGGCAGGCCAGAGAACATGAGGTCATTTTTTAGTATTCAGTAAACAGATAAATTCAATAAGTTCACACAGTTTACACAGTTTACACCAActcaacttttaattttatcttttagttcATCATTTGCgcgaaattaatttatgacagACTTAtacatttcaattaattgaatCCCAGCTGTAGAATCTGCAGCACAACCATTTCTAAAGTAACTAACTTTCCAAAATCATATATCCGTAAACAACTGAATACCATCTAAAGCAGTGAGCAGAACAAAAGGTTCCTGAGGGAACAAAGCCGGGGACCAGAATAATCCCAAAGAGATTGATAAAGTGAACACCTAATGAAGAAACAAGTACTTCTGGATGTAGTAAGAAAACCACTCCAAAAATTGCTTAAAACAAAAGAGGGTATGGGGGCGGTGGGAGGGGGATTCTAAATCTCTCACCAATGTAGTCCATAGCTTCAAGCTTGAATTTTAACTCGGCAGCCGCACTGCTGTCCTGATCAAGTAAGAGGACCCTGAGGCCCTTTGGAAAATCCTTCCATGCTGATAAATCATTAGCAGTGCAAACCATAGCTGGTTTGGCATCCTTTCTCAGGCCACAAACAATTGTTGCAGATCACTGCTTATGATCATCATCCAAATCAATTCTgcatgacaaaaaaaaaaaaaagcattacattaaaaaattagagtaactacatcaaattaaaaatgggCTGTTAagtcaaattaaaaatgggCTGTTAAGCCAAATTAAAGCAAGGATAATGATAAGACAGATAAAAAAGGTACTGAACTATAAGAATTTTGTTGAGAGGAgccaaaataaacaaatttaaagagagtaaatataattagtaaaGCAAGATCAGCATAAAGGGAACAGCCCATTATTAATGGAAActttataactaataatagtcCATGAAAGCATGATACTTTGACTGATCTGTGAAGATCAAATGATGCTTAAGATTCCATTACATACCAAACACTTGCTTTAGATTCAAATGCATGACAAGTAAGATGAGGCTATGCCTGTAGTAACTGTCAGATCATTCATCAAATACTCCAAATATTTTGCTCAAAGACATCAATTAATCaagaaatataaagaaaaatctcaaaaatatCTTGTTTTGAGTGGGAGATCTCAAAATAggaaaacaaacaagaaaatttcaaaactgaaaataaatcAGAAAAAGAAGTGGaagagagggggggggggggggggggagagagCTGTAAAATGCCTTATAATACATGCATGCACATGACAAAAACAGAACCAACACAGCAAGTGCAGAAAATAGAACAAACCCAGTAAAAAGAATCTATGAAAAAAAAGCATAGGAGATGTTAAAACTCACGGTACATGCAACAATGAGCTAAGTGTACACAAgagtttaatatatatatttttttcttttccttcttgaGTTTGGTGAAGCTTGAAAAGCTCTTGTATTTTCCTCAAGAGGTTTCTCTCACTTGCTCTTGAGCTGCATATAGAAGACTGAGGACttgatgagagagagagagaggatttAAGTGCGCTTGCTGTAAGAGTCTCTGTGACCTCTGTGCAGTTGCTATCAGTTTAGTTTTGTTGTTCATAAACCACAGGATGTgcaaacccccccccccccccccccccccaaaaaatattaataataataatttcaacaaCCTTTTAGACGAATATCCCAAAAACCCCATAACTTTTTGCAATAACTTTTAGGCTTTTATCCTATCTTTTTAAGTCTCGTACTTTGATCACTAATGGGCTTGCAGCTGTTGTGTTAAGGGTAGACAATTTTCCAGGAAATTTCAGGAGACTTAATGTTGTATTGTAATTTATTGAGAACTTATGGGAagtctctctttcttttataatattacacaCCAAAGTATAAAACTActaatgtaaaattaaaatatttatcagaGACccaacttcttctttttacttataaatggcAATTGAATCCACTCTTTATTCATGTGAGTTGAGTTCCATTTAAGAGATTTTGTGTTAACAAGCATAcattgatttaaattagatttagtGTCATGTAATCTGAATatgtaactttaaaaaaatcaaaattttgttctaaatAATATAGAAAACTCACTCttacattttaaaagaatttatcatagcttttcattattattatttgattctttACTAGAAAGTTATAAGACAATGCTTTTTGAATAATAGGACCCTCAACTAACTTTTAAACCTTATTTCATGTAACCAACTGATTACCACTATCACAACACCCTTTTAGGTCTATATTTGAACCAAAGTTTCCTTTCTATGATTATGCTTTGCTTTTTGGTAGTGTTCTggcttaattatgattttacagCCAACAATTGAGTAATAATGCACAAGGTTTTGATTACCAAACCTTAGCTTTGTGGAAAAGCACCAAAGTTCACCTAATATATGTAGTTAAAAAGGATTTAGCTGacaatcattaattattattcatgATTATGAGTTAAAACCTTtgatatttacttttttcttataggtaaaaatgtttataaagaaaaaagattaacTTTTTCCATAAAAATACCATTCTACTCATTTCcgaaaattaatacaaaattcataatgtttcaaaatctattacaaAACCATTAGCCTAAGATCCCTTAAGTCAAAACTTAATTATCAATAAGTAGTTTTGTAACTTTGCTTTTATTATAGGATCTAACTGTGTACGATACTCTTGAGATACCATAAcctatatcaataaaaatcaacaTCTGACCATCTAATGACATCTAGGTTATAAGGTATAATACTCATTGAGTTTTGTAGTCATAACTTCTAGTATAACTTTAAAGTTAATATTGTTTAAGGGTAGagaaaatacattaatttaaaatttcaagacAGTGTTTAGTCATTGATTTATAATCTTctgatattaaatatttatcattgaATTGCATGAGACCAACCGATAAAAatttgtgtcaaaattttaagttaaaaaattaaattaaatcaatttataataattaattttattcatttttatctcACACAATATTCCTTTCTACTTTCTACAttgttttctaaaattaccacaaaagttaaaaaaaaacatggtTTTTGAAATAACTCAATTTTCTCATGATCATTATCAATACAAGCATGTCTTCATATTCTTTCCTCTTTCCACTTTCATAGTAATTACTTAGTTTGctttttgaatgaaaaaaaaaaaaaaaatccacttGTGTTGATGTTAATTCTGAAACACAAAAGTATACATAAGAAAAAATGgcataaattttcattctaaatgGAGCCCTTGTCTGTGCGTATTATGAATTTGAAGGGCTATGTCAGCtgacagaaaacaaaaacaaaaaaacaaaaaacaaagaacGCACTGCATGATTTGATACCAACACTGTACTATTTGTAGGACACACATATCAGAACAAATAAATGATAGAAGgtcaaatttgtaatttactCAAACATAATTCCATAATCAACTATTTGTTCGTTGAGTAAATTCTTAAACAAAGAGTAGGTATCCGCCGCAGTTGACTCCACCTTATTAATGTGTGGCAAAGACTTTCAAAAGCTCCTATTTATCGGTTACTTTTGCGATAATTTAAAGGGTCCAGCCATGGTGCAACTTTGATACTATACTACAGCTGCACTTAATTAATGGATTCAACTATAACATATGTGTGTAGTTACTGTGATATGGTACCATAATTACACCGTAATTTTAtcctaatttaaatttattttttgagaatgAGATGTATAAAAGAcaaaggtttttaaaaattactacCACATAATGGGTCTccgtaatttatatttactgtCACACAAAATTCACTTATTGACCCACTTAACCTTATTGTTTTACTGCTCATTTTTACATTGAGAAGtccaattataaattacaataaatataactttaaaaattcttaaataaattCGCATAAGAATCACTTTCCAACCATTTTTTCCTACAATCTactataatatataattttagtttcctaattattaaataattaaaaagtcaataaaatctaattatttaacTCTTTTGTTGAAAGATTCTAgacaattatattttctcaatatatttctttaaacaaaaactcttttcctctctctctctccctcggGATTGTAATTAGAATTGGGATTACTTGCATAAATTCTTTAATGTTACTCAAATTAGATGTGGGTATAACAACCGTAGTCACTGCACAACGTCATAAATTACAAGGAAAATTACGTTGTCActaaatgtttaatttttgcaagttaaattatctttttatatatgtgtgtgtatatatatcttaGTGTACGGACGGATAATTTGTCTTTTGTCACGTCAAAAAGTTGGATAAAAGTTAAGAGACACGGAGAATGTCACGTGCCAACCGTGACGACCTTTTAGATCACGAGTGACGAGACCAAAATGTaactgaaattatttatttcaataaattcaaattttttttttaaattaattttaatgtttagaCGAAATCTGTTTCCTCCCACAAAGTTTGTTGGCATTCACAGTTTATAGTTCTCGTTATTAGTTTATAGTTctcgttattattattggagGTGAGTTTTTATGCATTTGCATGGGTAAATGCTCGTTTACtcgttatattttattttagaatttagtttaatttttatatttaaaaaaaaatgtctcaaAATACttctattattaaatatattatattcttattcttaatttttctttcttttcacaaTAATATCTTTGTAATAGTGTTATTTagaatattaatgaaaagaaaaaaatgttaattcatcaaattaaccttacaaataaaataaaagttagtgtaaatttttatgctattattgtaattttatgattaattttggtaaattaaatttttatatacaatTACCAATAAGATTGTTGAAAGGatgttaaacattaatttaatgcggttgatattaatttatttttaaataattattagcaaGATTGTTGCAAAAGTACAAAAATTACTAGTTCTTTTATATTGAtgtttattagttaatttactaattaatgaatactagttaatttgtttaattaattttttttaataaataattaatgttaagaATATTGTTGCCAaggtattattataaaagtacaGGAAAACTAAGgacaaaaatgtaatatattttaataatataagtatattgagatatttttcaaaatataagaactaacGAGCACTTAAATCAAGATACAGAGATTAAACGTGCACTTACCCTCcaaaatattgttgaaaaaaatatttatatatattgatagttaaaagtttttttcatACGGTAATcctcaaatattattttacaacttcATGAATAtagttaaagtaaataaataaatacaaatagaTGATTTATGAAAAAGCTTAGTGCGATCATAGTTTaagaaaattagatttttttttttaaccaagaaatatatattacaatctaTTGGTCCCTCTTAAAAATCTCTCCAGACATTGTTTTagtctaaatattttaaatatttaggtCTAAAATAGACTAATtatgttttcaaatattttgatcACGTATGCATGAAATTATATGCTTTAAAACATCCAAGATTTTAACTAATAtctagaattattattattattattcttttttga contains these protein-coding regions:
- the LOC102630973 gene encoding two-component response regulator-like APRR2, with the protein product MVCTANDLSAWKDFPKGLRVLLLDQDSSAAAELKFKLEAMDYIVSTFYNENEALSAFSDKPENFHVAIVEVTTSNTDGSFKFLETAKDLPTIITSNIHCLSTMMKCIALGAVEFLRKPLSEDKLRNLWQHVVHKAFNAGGSALSDSIKPVKESVVSMLHLKLENGESKNEKSENTEYVLVPQQSDNEQSEPNDKYPAPSTPQLKQGGRLLDDIDCQDNTNFSTEKESAEQDGESKFVETTCGNSIAEGTLQEDKPQRPRETIVKEEHDPTNGSKTECNMLPLPYEKDNLKGSNCVIENPSKASGLQNSCGNKANRKKMKVDWTPELHKKFVQAVEQLGVDQAIPSRILELMKVEGLTRHNVASHLQKYRMHRRHILPKEDDRKWPHARDQMLRNYYPHKPIMAFPPYHSNHLVPTGPVYPVWGAPSNHLAAVQMWAPPGYPPWQQAESWNWKPYPGMPADAWGCPVMPLPNGSYSSFPQGASGYHNSGVDDNSYAMPQNSVDLHPAEEVIDKVVKEAISKPWLPLPLGLKPPSADSVLAELSRQGISTIPPRINGSHPC